In one Drosophila pseudoobscura strain MV-25-SWS-2005 chromosome X, UCI_Dpse_MV25, whole genome shotgun sequence genomic region, the following are encoded:
- the Or67c gene encoding odorant receptor 67c: protein MTGQEQEPDTARTFKDMMRVPVQFYRTIGEDIYAHRSTSAWRSLLLKVYLYGGFINFNLLVIGELVFFYKSIQDFETVRLAIAVAPCIGFSLVSDFKQFAMAYYKGTLVRLLDELEEMHPKTLERQRAYRMPDFERTMKRVISIFTFLCLAYTTTFSFYPALKASVKFNLLGYETFDRNFGFLIWFPFDATSSNLVYWIVYWDIAHGAYLAGIAFLCADLLLIVVITQICMHFDYVSRRLEEHPCEPGRDRENIEFLVWIVRYHNKCLTLCEHVNNLYSFSLLLNFLMASMQICFIAFQVTESTVEVIIIYCIFLMTSMVQVFLVCYYGDTLIATSLRVGDAAYNQRWFQCSKTYCQMLKMLIMRSQRPASIRPPTFPPISLVTYMKVISMSYQFFALLRTTYNAN, encoded by the exons ATGACCGGCCAAGAACAGGAGCCGGACACGGCCCGAACCTTTAAGGACATGATGAGGGTGCCGGTTCAGTTTTACCGGACCATTGGCGAGGACATCTACGCCCATCGGTCGACCAGTGCGTGGAGATCGCTGCTGCTCAAGGTCTACCTGTACGGGGGCTTCATCAACTTCAATCTGCTGGTGATCGGGGAGCTGGTGTTCTTCTACAAGTCCATACAGGACTTCGAGACCGTCCGCCTGGCCATTGCCGTGGCGCCGTGCATCGGCTTCTCCCTGGTGTCCGACTTCAAGCAGTTCGCGATGGCCTACTACAAGGGCACCCTGGTGCGGCTGCTCGACGAGCTGGAGGAGATGCACCCGAAGACCCTCGAGCGGCAGCGCGCCTACCGGATGCCCGACTTTGAGCGCACCATGAAGCGGGTGATCAGCATCTTCACGTTCCTGTGCCTGGCCTACACCACCACCTTCTCGTTCTACCCGGCCCTCAAGGCCTCCGTGAAGTTCAACCTGCTCGGCTACGAGACCTTCGACCGCAACTTCGGCTTCCTCATCTGGTTCCCCTTCGACGCGACCAGCAGCAATCTGGTCTACTGGATCGTCTACTGGGACATTGCCCACGGGGCGTACCTGGCCGGCATCGCCTTCCTCTGCGCCGATCTGCTGCTGATCGTGGTCATCACCCAGATCTGCATGCACTTCGACTACGTCTCCAGGCGGCTGGAGGAGCACCCCTGCGAGccgggcagggacagggagaaCATCGAGTTCCTCGTCTGGATCGTCCGCTACCACAACAAGTGCCTCAC cctCTGCGAGCACGTGAACAATCTGTACAGCTTCTCGCTGCTGCTCAACTTCCTGATGGCCTCCATGCAGATCTGCTTCATTGCCTTTCAGGTCACCGAGTCCACCGTCGAGGTGATCATCATCTACTGCATATTCCTGATGACCTCGATGGTGCAGGTGTTTCTGGTCTGCTACTACGGCGACACCTTGATCGCAACG AGCCTGCGAGTGGGCGACGCTGCCTACAATCAGAGGTGGTTTCAGTGCAGCAAAACCTACTGCCAAATGCTCAAGATGCTGATCATGCGCAGCCAGAGGCCGGCCTCGATCAGGCCGCCCACATTCCCCCCCATCTCTCTGGTCACCTACATGAAG GTCATCAGCATGTCGTATCAGTTCTTTGCCCTGCTGAGGACCACCTACAATGCCAATTGA